The following proteins come from a genomic window of Myxosarcina sp. GI1:
- the gorA gene encoding glutathione-disulfide reductase, with the protein MSGDRFDLLVIGAGSGGNSAAQKAASMGFKVAIAEAKAVGGTCLNRGCTPKKLMVYSADFALKEKLTSSYGWNSCDRQIEFSVLTNNIHQYLSKLEQNFVDKLKESEIELISERATFIDKQTVKVGDRQITADKIIIAVGGHPNKIDIPGSEHAITSDGMFHLQEVPRRFAAIGGGYIGVEFSSMMSAFGSQVTLMDTDELILSGFDRDLRLGVQRGLIARGVNFLPETTAKEIVPLADGLQLNLSTGESLVVDTILLATGRTPNTQNLGLDKAGVEIGEKGEIKVDKYSRTTQENIYAIGDCTNRIPLTPVAKAEGRAVIDTALGNNPKTVEYQYVTSAVFARPEAATVGMSENEARQKYGDRIRCHQTQFQTMLYSFAKSDESTQITMKLVIDEDEKILGIHMVGEHAADIIQSLAVAVRQGISKHDLDETIGIHPTIGEEFLTMY; encoded by the coding sequence ATGTCTGGCGATCGCTTCGACTTATTAGTTATTGGCGCGGGTTCTGGCGGAAACTCAGCAGCACAAAAAGCAGCCTCTATGGGATTTAAAGTCGCTATCGCCGAAGCTAAAGCAGTGGGTGGTACTTGTTTGAATCGCGGCTGTACTCCTAAGAAATTGATGGTCTATAGTGCAGATTTTGCTCTAAAAGAAAAACTAACTTCCAGCTATGGTTGGAATAGTTGCGATCGCCAGATCGAATTTTCGGTGTTGACGAACAACATACATCAATATCTATCGAAATTAGAACAAAATTTTGTTGACAAGCTCAAGGAATCGGAAATTGAATTAATTTCCGAACGCGCTACGTTTATCGATAAGCAAACAGTTAAAGTAGGCGATCGCCAGATAACTGCCGATAAAATTATTATTGCCGTCGGCGGACATCCCAACAAAATAGATATTCCTGGTAGCGAACACGCCATAACCTCTGACGGTATGTTTCATCTGCAAGAAGTTCCTCGGCGTTTTGCAGCCATAGGCGGAGGCTACATAGGAGTAGAATTTTCTAGCATGATGAGTGCTTTTGGTTCTCAAGTTACCTTGATGGACACGGACGAGTTAATACTATCGGGGTTCGATCGCGATTTACGCCTGGGGGTGCAGCGAGGATTAATCGCTAGAGGGGTAAACTTTTTACCAGAAACTACGGCTAAAGAAATCGTACCACTAGCAGATGGATTGCAGTTAAATCTATCTACTGGAGAAAGTCTAGTTGTCGATACTATCTTACTAGCAACGGGACGAACTCCCAACACCCAAAACCTTGGTTTGGATAAGGCAGGGGTAGAAATAGGGGAAAAAGGCGAAATTAAAGTAGATAAATATAGTCGTACCACCCAGGAAAATATCTATGCCATTGGCGACTGTACCAACCGCATACCCTTGACACCCGTTGCCAAAGCAGAGGGGAGAGCAGTAATAGATACGGCATTAGGTAATAATCCTAAAACTGTAGAATATCAATACGTCACTTCAGCAGTATTCGCACGTCCCGAAGCCGCTACGGTAGGTATGAGTGAAAATGAAGCTCGTCAAAAATATGGCGATCGCATTCGCTGTCATCAAACCCAGTTTCAAACCATGCTTTATAGCTTTGCCAAATCTGATGAGTCTACTCAGATAACTATGAAGTTAGTGATAGACGAAGACGAAAAAATTCTAGGTATACACATGGTTGGAGAACATGCTGCCGATATTATTCAGAGTTTAGCTGTGGCGGTACGTCAGGGAATAAGCAAACATGACCTCGATGAAACTATTGGTATTCATCCTACTATTGGGGAAGAGTTCCTCACAATGTACTAA